The Pelotomaculum isophthalicicum JI genome has a window encoding:
- a CDS encoding anti-sigma factor family protein, which produces MCYDTGALQAFLDGEVAGGEQSAIEKHLTGCSSCRETLDQLRENQTFTDARVAGYLRSLSRTGIDTGGVWLQSNNSRRPRQNNYGFKKGVFQMLSKYRVAATAAVMVLAVAIAFSFSSVRSVAGELLTIFRVEKVKTISIAPADLANIEKAVRSGAGQVDIENFGKLEFVGKQTASKVSLEEARDAVDFQLKLPEPPPAGYRLQEVSLNSGGTLNLTLNTDNTNQVLKSLGSEKLLPDELNGKMFSVKVPATVSTRYAGSGDASIFVMEGRSPELAANGADVSAIRDALLALPFLPESLRGQIASVNDWQHTLLVPVVDGTTRDVNVAGSQGVFITPPADVKGGGNDSPPNSLIWQKDGVVYAISGKLTLEQAMDMAVSMK; this is translated from the coding sequence GTGTGTTATGATACCGGCGCGCTGCAAGCTTTCCTGGATGGAGAGGTTGCCGGCGGCGAACAATCTGCGATTGAAAAACACTTGACGGGCTGTAGTTCGTGCCGTGAAACTCTGGATCAATTAAGGGAAAACCAAACCTTCACCGATGCCAGGGTGGCCGGTTACCTGCGGTCCCTGAGCCGGACCGGGATTGACACCGGCGGAGTATGGCTCCAGTCCAACAACAGCAGGAGGCCGAGGCAAAATAATTATGGATTTAAGAAAGGAGTCTTTCAGATGTTGTCAAAATACCGGGTGGCCGCAACCGCGGCGGTAATGGTTTTAGCGGTGGCGATCGCCTTTAGTTTCAGTTCGGTGCGCTCCGTGGCCGGCGAATTGCTGACTATATTCCGGGTGGAAAAAGTTAAAACTATCAGCATTGCACCTGCTGATTTAGCAAATATTGAGAAAGCAGTCCGCAGCGGGGCCGGTCAGGTTGACATTGAAAATTTTGGCAAACTGGAGTTTGTTGGCAAGCAGACCGCAAGTAAAGTATCTCTGGAAGAGGCGCGCGACGCGGTTGATTTCCAGCTTAAGCTGCCTGAGCCGCCGCCGGCCGGTTACCGTTTGCAAGAAGTTAGTCTAAACTCTGGAGGAACCTTGAACCTGACCTTGAATACCGATAATACCAACCAGGTTTTAAAATCTCTCGGTAGTGAAAAACTCCTTCCCGATGAACTGAACGGCAAGATGTTTTCAGTAAAAGTGCCTGCCACAGTTAGTACGCGGTATGCCGGTTCAGGCGACGCAAGTATCTTTGTGATGGAGGGTAGGAGTCCCGAATTGGCGGCGAATGGCGCGGACGTGAGTGCCATCCGGGACGCGCTGCTGGCGCTGCCGTTCCTGCCTGAAAGCCTGCGCGGGCAAATAGCTTCCGTTAACGACTGGCAGCATACCTTGCTTGTACCGGTTGTCGACGGTACTACCCGGGACGTTAACGTGGCCGGGTCGCAGGGCGTATTTATCACGCCGCCCGCCGATGTAAAAGGCGGCGGCAACGATTCTCCGCCCAACAGCTTGATTTGGCAAAAAGACGGTGTTGTTTACGCAATCAGTGGGAAACTGACCCTGGAACAAGCCATGGATATGGCTGTCTCGATGAAGTAA
- a CDS encoding type II toxin-antitoxin system PemK/MazF family toxin, which translates to MAYTPAQGDIITLEFDPQAGHEQKGRRPALVVSNNTFNNFTKIAIVCPITNTNRGFPLHVPLDERTATTGVIMCEQVKALDMLARNARFKEKAPEDILEEVVDILAGFFE; encoded by the coding sequence ATGGCCTACACACCTGCACAGGGAGATATCATAACACTTGAATTTGATCCACAGGCGGGACATGAACAAAAAGGCAGACGTCCGGCGTTAGTGGTCAGTAATAATACTTTTAACAACTTTACAAAAATTGCGATTGTTTGTCCGATAACAAATACCAATCGCGGGTTTCCATTGCATGTGCCTCTTGATGAAAGAACTGCCACAACAGGTGTTATAATGTGCGAGCAGGTAAAGGCATTAGACATGCTCGCCAGGAATGCAAGGTTTAAGGAAAAGGCTCCGGAGGATATTCTTGAAGAGGTAGTTGATATACTGGCTGGGTTTTTTGAATGA
- a CDS encoding glycosyltransferase family 2 protein, whose product MLYLIHNIAFAIGCSTVAMMCEKGCKKEWTMKKYPISIFFPCYNEEENVERVAREALAVAPKISDDYEIIIVNDGSRDRTGEIAERLAGEYPEIRAINHDKNKGYGAALQTGFKSATKELVFYTDGDGQFKMEEITKLLPLIEKYDIVSGCRINRRDPVIRKINAFLWGTMVNMLFKFKVSDVDSAFKLYRRKIFDEITLESQGALIDTEVLAKAKARGYLITEVGVNHYPRIAGEQTGAKLTVILKAFRELFKLKKSFSKV is encoded by the coding sequence ATGCTATACTTAATTCATAATATTGCTTTTGCCATCGGATGTTCCACAGTGGCGATGATGTGCGAAAAAGGTTGTAAAAAGGAGTGGACTATGAAGAAGTATCCCATTTCAATTTTTTTTCCGTGTTACAATGAAGAGGAAAATGTGGAGAGAGTGGCACGGGAAGCCTTGGCTGTTGCCCCTAAGATATCGGATGACTATGAAATCATTATTGTCAACGACGGCAGCCGCGACCGCACCGGTGAAATTGCCGAGCGTCTGGCCGGGGAATACCCTGAAATAAGAGCAATCAATCATGATAAGAATAAAGGTTACGGCGCCGCGTTGCAAACCGGGTTTAAAAGCGCTACTAAAGAGCTTGTTTTTTATACTGACGGGGATGGTCAGTTTAAAATGGAGGAGATTACAAAACTCCTGCCGTTAATTGAAAAATACGATATTGTATCGGGTTGCCGGATTAACCGCCGGGATCCGGTTATCCGAAAAATAAACGCTTTTTTATGGGGCACTATGGTGAATATGTTGTTCAAGTTCAAAGTTTCGGATGTCGATTCCGCATTCAAGCTCTACCGCCGTAAAATATTTGACGAGATAACCCTGGAATCACAAGGAGCTCTTATTGACACTGAAGTTCTGGCAAAGGCAAAAGCGCGGGGGTATCTAATAACCGAGGTGGGTGTAAATCATTACCCGCGGATAGCCGGTGAGCAGACGGGGGCAAAACTGACTGTAATCCTAAAAGCGTTCAGGGAGCTTTTTAAGCTTAAAAAGAGTTTCTCCAAGGTTTGA
- a CDS encoding PilZ domain-containing protein: MTNENDIIVVKQEVNLQVSEQIEFKAIVTEVDEKLFWIGLPRINGQVLMLQEKQRVKVSLVKPSAFYSAETSLEEIGTDSSKFYGLAIPEHFGQKKRKFLSAKYATNVKFSTGKQSVQTTLVKFSAGGLTAYMVPDLAKMLQSGDDIYASFRISNVSFNIKVRLASLKSYDNIHYCGFEFLYLLPGVRKELDTLANVYSRTSV; the protein is encoded by the coding sequence GTGACTAATGAAAATGATATAATTGTTGTTAAGCAAGAGGTCAATTTGCAGGTCTCTGAGCAGATTGAATTTAAAGCTATTGTCACAGAAGTTGATGAAAAGCTTTTCTGGATAGGTCTTCCAAGAATAAATGGACAGGTTTTAATGCTGCAGGAAAAACAGCGGGTTAAGGTGAGTTTGGTTAAGCCGTCCGCGTTTTATAGCGCTGAAACGAGTTTGGAGGAAATAGGAACAGATTCTTCTAAATTTTATGGACTGGCTATACCGGAACATTTTGGCCAAAAAAAAAGAAAATTTCTTAGCGCCAAATACGCCACAAATGTTAAGTTTTCCACAGGTAAACAGTCTGTGCAAACAACTCTTGTGAAGTTTTCGGCGGGCGGCCTGACGGCCTACATGGTTCCTGATCTGGCAAAGATGTTGCAAAGCGGTGACGATATCTACGCAAGCTTTCGGATAAGCAATGTTTCATTTAATATTAAAGTGCGCTTGGCTTCGCTAAAAAGTTATGATAATATCCATTATTGCGGTTTTGAATTTCTTTATCTGCTGCCGGGTGTCCGTAAGGAACTGGATACGCTTGCAAATGTTTATTCCAGGACTT
- a CDS encoding DUF4367 domain-containing protein codes for MLCESVKVWFNDYLDGDLNSKKKEAVDIHLERCDHCRQEFNKLKQADDLLRLEVRRMFQEIPLPEGLQSKIDDKIKMRGSRIPFYERLQRGCTGIAAALLIFAAAYGMFHQQLGGHLFTNLKDGESLPEVTDQVNLPEVNDPAQINQFDKDGDVRTVITGKPVEQSGQGAQNQPENARQPAMIAELPARPPAGGADTYAGANPVASQKLESTVKKANGAENAADSAAAMTGAGKRVDNADSKNDLVPLTPSYLPKGTVLESLSRSENVVSINYTTGNLKFGIEERPATEANILKDKQLKGKEVKINGRSGTLLESVPAGQATIIFKQDSLLITIEGTLPVEEILKIAESLQ; via the coding sequence ATGCTTTGTGAAAGCGTCAAAGTTTGGTTTAACGACTATCTTGACGGTGACCTGAACAGCAAGAAAAAGGAAGCTGTTGACATCCACCTGGAGCGTTGCGATCATTGCCGTCAGGAGTTCAACAAGTTGAAGCAGGCGGACGACCTCCTGCGTCTGGAAGTCAGACGTATGTTTCAGGAGATTCCTTTGCCTGAAGGCCTCCAATCAAAAATTGACGATAAAATTAAAATGCGCGGCAGTCGTATACCCTTTTATGAGCGGCTGCAAAGAGGCTGCACCGGCATTGCCGCCGCGCTGCTTATTTTCGCCGCGGCTTATGGTATGTTCCACCAGCAGCTTGGCGGCCACTTGTTTACTAATCTTAAAGACGGGGAATCGTTACCCGAAGTGACCGATCAGGTAAATCTGCCGGAAGTAAATGACCCGGCTCAAATAAATCAGTTTGACAAAGACGGGGATGTTCGAACTGTTATCACTGGTAAGCCTGTTGAGCAAAGTGGCCAGGGTGCGCAGAATCAACCTGAAAATGCCCGGCAGCCAGCAATGATAGCGGAGTTGCCGGCCAGGCCGCCGGCTGGCGGAGCAGATACCTATGCCGGGGCTAATCCCGTGGCTTCACAAAAGCTGGAGTCAACAGTCAAGAAGGCGAATGGAGCTGAAAACGCGGCAGACAGCGCCGCCGCAATGACCGGCGCCGGGAAAAGGGTTGATAATGCCGATTCTAAAAATGATCTTGTGCCGCTGACGCCATCTTATTTACCAAAAGGAACGGTGCTGGAAAGCCTCTCCCGCAGTGAGAACGTGGTTAGCATTAATTATACGACCGGTAATTTAAAATTCGGGATTGAGGAGAGGCCGGCAACTGAAGCAAACATTCTTAAGGATAAGCAATTAAAGGGGAAAGAAGTAAAAATAAACGGGCGGAGCGGGACCTTGCTGGAATCGGTTCCGGCAGGCCAGGCGACCATAATTTTTAAGCAGGATAGCTTGCTGATCACTATAGAAGGCACTCTGCCGGTTGAAGAAATTCTGAAAATCGCTGAATCATTACAGTAG
- a CDS encoding zinc-ribbon domain containing protein, producing the protein MFSSKMLVCKDCGQEFEFTVGEQEFFAEKGFTNEPSRCPSCRQARKNNRNRDQGNWSGNRKNRPMYEVTCDGCGQIARVPFQPDGSRPVYCSDCFRNNSSYAR; encoded by the coding sequence TTGTTTTCAAGCAAGATGTTAGTGTGTAAGGATTGTGGGCAAGAATTCGAATTCACAGTAGGTGAACAAGAATTTTTTGCCGAAAAAGGTTTTACTAATGAACCTTCCAGATGTCCTTCCTGCCGTCAGGCAAGAAAAAACAACCGTAACCGTGATCAAGGCAATTGGTCCGGCAACAGGAAAAACCGTCCAATGTATGAAGTTACATGCGACGGTTGCGGTCAAATAGCACGGGTACCATTTCAACCAGACGGTTCCAGGCCTGTTTACTGCAGTGATTGTTTCCGCAACAATTCCAGCTACGCGCGGTAA
- a CDS encoding RNA polymerase sigma factor gives MKVVMSERDLIRASQAGDSEAFSELTSQYLSYAFRIAFTVLQSQSDAEDLVQESFLVCFRRLAGFRMESSFKTWLTRIVMNLCYDYLRRKRREGAVLDKMADWDTAVTEDWTDKSDRSLELRDALRLLSDAHKTVLVMYYEMDLDIKTVAKILGIPVGTVKSRLANARAMLKEVLERG, from the coding sequence ATGAAGGTCGTTATGAGCGAGCGCGATTTGATACGCGCTTCTCAGGCCGGCGATAGTGAGGCTTTTTCGGAACTAACCAGTCAATATTTAAGCTACGCTTTCAGGATTGCTTTTACTGTCCTGCAAAGCCAAAGTGACGCGGAGGACTTGGTGCAGGAGTCCTTTTTGGTTTGTTTTCGCAGACTGGCGGGATTTCGCATGGAGTCGTCTTTTAAAACGTGGCTCACTCGTATTGTTATGAACCTTTGCTATGACTACCTGAGGAGAAAGCGCCGGGAAGGAGCTGTGCTTGATAAAATGGCAGATTGGGACACTGCCGTTACAGAGGACTGGACCGATAAAAGCGACCGGAGCCTCGAATTGAGGGATGCCTTGAGGTTATTGAGTGACGCGCACAAAACTGTCCTGGTGATGTATTATGAAATGGATTTGGATATTAAAACAGTGGCTAAAATACTGGGGATACCGGTGGGAACAGTCAAGTCGCGCCTGGCTAACGCTCGCGCAATGCTAAAAGAGGTTTTGGAAAGAGGCTAA
- a CDS encoding ABC transporter ATP-binding protein, with translation MILETNELTKIYGAKAACSKICLSVNEGQIFGFLGPNGAGKSTLVKMLVGLLFPSSGTARVLGRPLGDLGARRKIGYLPENFRYQDWLRGEELLSFHASLHGMSGAERKQRIPAVLEQVGLAGKEKQKVGSYSKGMQQRVGLACALLHDPELIFLDEPTSALDPLGRREVREIMLKLRDDGKTVFLNSHLLSEVEMICDRVAIINKGKIVAGGTLDELLSQTIEVEMQVDGLTRAALEELTNLSGKIAVEGRHVNVTLEHSEQIPALAEAVVKNGGRLYSLGAKHNSLEDLFVDLIQRGDS, from the coding sequence ATGATCCTGGAAACAAACGAACTAACAAAAATATACGGCGCCAAAGCCGCGTGTTCGAAGATTTGCCTCTCGGTGAACGAGGGGCAAATCTTCGGTTTTCTCGGTCCTAACGGCGCCGGGAAGAGCACTCTGGTCAAGATGCTGGTGGGGCTTCTTTTCCCCTCTTCGGGGACGGCGCGCGTCCTGGGGCGGCCGCTGGGCGACCTGGGAGCCAGACGCAAAATTGGTTATTTGCCGGAAAATTTTCGCTACCAGGACTGGCTAAGGGGTGAAGAACTGCTTTCTTTCCACGCCTCCTTGCACGGGATGAGCGGAGCGGAGAGGAAACAGCGCATTCCAGCGGTGCTGGAACAAGTGGGGCTGGCCGGCAAAGAGAAGCAAAAGGTCGGGTCTTACAGCAAGGGCATGCAGCAGCGGGTAGGGCTGGCCTGTGCCTTGCTGCACGATCCCGAACTGATCTTTCTGGACGAGCCGACTTCCGCCCTGGACCCGCTGGGGCGGCGTGAGGTGCGTGAAATAATGCTAAAACTGCGCGACGACGGTAAAACCGTTTTCTTGAACAGTCACCTTCTAAGTGAGGTGGAAATGATTTGTGACCGGGTAGCGATAATAAACAAAGGAAAAATAGTGGCAGGCGGGACGCTGGATGAACTGCTCTCGCAAACAATAGAGGTGGAAATGCAGGTTGATGGCCTGACACGGGCGGCGTTGGAGGAGCTAACCAACCTGAGCGGTAAGATTGCCGTGGAAGGCCGTCATGTCAATGTTACTCTAGAACACAGTGAACAGATTCCGGCTCTCGCCGAAGCGGTGGTCAAGAACGGCGGCCGGCTATATAGCCTTGGCGCCAAGCATAATTCTCTCGAAGATTTATTTGTAGACCTCATACAAAGAGGTGATAGTTAA
- a CDS encoding RNA polymerase sigma factor SigX: MSSPENDEHRLKPAVFKVLFDRFYPAVCRRLIGLLGNRAAAEDVAQETFIKLYLTPPRESANLNGWLAKVATNLAYNQLRSENSRRHRESRAGRQWDTAAEEGPEDALEREEEASFTRRVLELLPERDRACLLLKFSGMSYAELAEALGVKESSIGTLLARARARFKTEYTRLKE, encoded by the coding sequence ATGAGCTCGCCGGAAAATGATGAACACAGATTAAAACCGGCTGTTTTCAAGGTGCTTTTTGACCGCTTTTACCCGGCTGTTTGCAGGAGGCTAATCGGTCTGCTGGGTAACCGCGCCGCCGCGGAGGACGTTGCCCAGGAAACGTTTATCAAGCTTTACCTCACACCACCCCGGGAGTCTGCCAACCTGAACGGTTGGCTGGCAAAAGTGGCGACTAACCTGGCTTACAACCAGTTGCGCAGTGAAAACAGCAGGAGACACCGGGAAAGCCGTGCCGGGCGTCAGTGGGATACTGCAGCGGAAGAGGGTCCTGAAGATGCGCTGGAGCGGGAGGAGGAAGCGTCCTTCACCCGGCGCGTTCTGGAACTCTTGCCGGAAAGAGACCGGGCCTGCTTGCTGCTGAAGTTTTCCGGAATGAGTTACGCCGAATTAGCCGAAGCGCTGGGTGTGAAAGAATCATCAATTGGTACCCTGCTGGCGCGGGCCCGTGCCAGATTCAAGACCGAATACACCAGGCTCAAGGAGTGA
- a CDS encoding AbrB/MazE/SpoVT family DNA-binding domain-containing protein — protein sequence MFATIQKWGNSQAVRLPKGVLEEVAMRENDRVEIRVENGSIIISRANKKHKTIEERLAGYNGDYRSAEWDTGSPRGKEVW from the coding sequence ATGTTTGCTACTATTCAAAAATGGGGAAACAGTCAGGCGGTACGTTTGCCGAAAGGAGTACTAGAGGAGGTCGCCATGCGTGAGAACGACAGAGTGGAAATAAGGGTGGAGAACGGGAGTATCATTATCAGCCGTGCAAATAAAAAACACAAAACGATAGAAGAACGATTGGCCGGTTATAATGGTGATTATAGAAGCGCAGAATGGGATACGGGCAGCCCGAGGGGAAAAGAGGTGTGGTAA
- a CDS encoding cold-shock protein: MFGTVKWFNDSKGYGFIEQEDGTDIFVHYSAIQNSGFKTLNEGQKVQFDINSGPRGQQAANVQVV; encoded by the coding sequence ATGTTTGGCACGGTTAAATGGTTTAACGACAGCAAAGGATACGGGTTCATTGAACAAGAAGACGGAACGGACATTTTTGTCCATTATTCAGCCATACAAAATTCCGGCTTTAAAACTTTGAACGAAGGTCAGAAGGTACAATTCGACATTAATTCCGGTCCACGCGGCCAACAAGCAGCCAATGTGCAGGTAGTTTAA
- a CDS encoding HD-GYP domain-containing protein, with protein sequence MRKIEISSLRPGMVLSSAIYNSRGEELLRAGKQLTDTYIQQLLKQGVTVVWVDGAQIGQQVNDVIKWQTRLAAVNQVRNILVNAKESGRLVIEPQTLYNTVGEFTEQLLNNKNLIFNLVDLRSQDDYTFAHSVNVCTLALMTGITLGYSREELEVLGVGALLHDLGKVKIPDEILNKPGALTSEEFGIMKKHTILGYELIRNAENIGEIQALMALQHHENYDGSGYPAGIQSDRIHEYSQVVAIADRFDAITANRVYRKAFPPHEAFEMCLAAGNYYVKENVAKAFMYNIAAYPAGTLVELNNGMIGVSVDTPKGYSLYPLVRIFYNNQYKPVTKQYDLPLFEKPGLCVLKVLQDSLGYKSKELHLRD encoded by the coding sequence TTGCGAAAGATTGAAATTTCATCTCTCCGGCCGGGCATGGTACTTAGCAGCGCGATTTACAACAGTAGAGGTGAAGAACTTTTAAGGGCCGGGAAGCAACTCACCGACACCTACATTCAACAACTTCTCAAACAAGGTGTGACTGTTGTATGGGTAGATGGAGCGCAAATTGGTCAACAGGTTAATGACGTGATAAAATGGCAAACGCGCCTGGCGGCTGTGAACCAGGTGAGAAATATCCTTGTTAATGCCAAGGAGTCCGGCCGCCTGGTAATTGAACCGCAGACACTCTATAATACTGTCGGTGAATTTACCGAGCAACTCCTGAATAATAAAAACTTAATATTTAACCTGGTAGACCTGCGTTCACAGGATGATTACACTTTCGCTCATTCTGTCAATGTATGCACGCTGGCCTTGATGACTGGCATTACATTGGGATACAGTCGCGAAGAGTTGGAAGTGCTGGGGGTTGGGGCGTTGCTGCACGACCTGGGCAAGGTTAAAATACCGGATGAAATCCTGAATAAACCAGGGGCCTTAACTTCCGAAGAATTTGGAATTATGAAAAAACACACAATTTTGGGTTACGAACTCATTCGCAATGCTGAAAATATCGGTGAAATACAGGCGCTTATGGCGCTTCAGCACCATGAAAATTATGATGGGTCAGGCTACCCGGCAGGGATACAGAGTGACAGGATCCACGAATACTCTCAAGTTGTAGCCATCGCCGACAGGTTTGACGCGATCACGGCGAACAGAGTTTACCGGAAGGCATTCCCGCCTCATGAAGCTTTCGAGATGTGTTTAGCTGCAGGCAACTATTACGTCAAAGAGAATGTTGCAAAAGCTTTTATGTACAATATAGCCGCTTATCCTGCCGGGACACTCGTTGAGTTAAATAACGGCATGATTGGTGTGTCGGTTGACACCCCGAAAGGTTACTCACTATATCCTTTGGTACGTATTTTCTATAACAATCAATACAAACCTGTAACAAAACAGTATGATCTGCCTCTGTTTGAGAAACCCGGGCTTTGCGTGCTTAAGGTTTTGCAGGATTCATTGGGATATAAATCTAAGGAGTTGCATTTACGTGACTAA
- a CDS encoding acyltransferase, translating into MKARLQELDLLRSIAVLAVIAIHITGGYLFNGKHGVVLLWNQGMRFAVPTFFIISGFLLFYYDLDKKKVIFNNFIVRRLSKIIIPYIIWTFIYSVYYLHNGLFEIKHGIMDMFGQGFTFIEKYLINIIRGTAAPHLYFIVIIIQFYILYPILHKLVKEHEKLVLVISFIVTFYFQLADYLYGYELFLLPKSGFKYYSILFFPWIFYFVLGMYTVIKIDKGEINLNKLSMKTFLPWVLAYCILITDTILTNTSATSIKPTIMLYSVASFFFLYH; encoded by the coding sequence TTGAAGGCACGTTTACAGGAGTTAGATTTATTAAGAAGTATTGCCGTGTTAGCCGTAATAGCGATACATATAACGGGCGGATATTTATTTAACGGCAAGCACGGTGTTGTTTTATTGTGGAATCAAGGGATGCGGTTTGCAGTGCCTACTTTCTTTATAATATCAGGTTTTCTTCTATTCTATTATGATCTTGACAAGAAAAAAGTTATATTTAATAATTTTATTGTCCGGCGTTTATCTAAAATAATAATTCCATATATTATCTGGACATTTATCTATAGTGTTTATTACTTGCACAACGGGTTATTTGAAATAAAGCACGGCATCATGGATATGTTTGGGCAAGGATTTACTTTTATTGAAAAATACCTTATAAATATTATACGAGGGACAGCGGCGCCACACTTATATTTTATCGTAATAATAATTCAATTTTATATTTTATATCCAATTTTGCACAAGCTAGTTAAAGAACACGAAAAGCTAGTATTAGTCATTTCATTTATTGTAACTTTTTACTTTCAATTAGCTGATTATCTCTATGGCTATGAATTATTCCTGCTACCCAAAAGCGGATTCAAATATTATTCGATTTTATTTTTCCCCTGGATTTTTTATTTCGTGCTCGGCATGTATACTGTAATAAAGATAGATAAAGGGGAGATAAATTTAAACAAATTATCAATGAAGACCTTCTTGCCATGGGTGTTGGCCTACTGTATATTGATAACGGATACTATATTAACCAACACATCAGCCACCTCAATCAAACCAACCATAATGCTCTACAGTGTTGCAAGTTTCTTCTTCTTATACCACTAA
- a CDS encoding PilZ domain-containing protein codes for MFSNIKRVSLLLAALFATVVFWGTTPVTPACGSMGYDGYAWKLTQAFGDAMNDMIMQNQQYLWLWLALIILLLGLIVFRYRTMKRVNNQNIWTAGTAAGSSTQRDWMRLSIEQEVLYAREEDDKYKRAKVINMSGGGLLFATREELQKDDELEIILELSYGEELNLKGRVVRVTEDSGGDDKKQFMIGLQFLNIKKGEQDKIVRKILQEQQESVLEERRKSKGECILCGKPLPEGDKGVKLYCPKCSAYDNE; via the coding sequence ATGTTTTCTAATATTAAACGAGTTAGTTTACTACTTGCGGCGCTATTCGCAACGGTAGTTTTTTGGGGAACAACGCCGGTTACACCTGCCTGCGGCAGCATGGGTTATGACGGTTATGCGTGGAAACTTACGCAAGCTTTTGGCGACGCTATGAATGATATGATAATGCAGAATCAACAATACTTGTGGTTGTGGCTGGCTTTGATTATCTTGCTGCTGGGGTTAATTGTTTTCCGGTATCGTACCATGAAGAGAGTAAATAATCAAAATATCTGGACTGCGGGTACAGCTGCAGGAAGCAGCACACAAAGAGACTGGATGCGTCTTTCCATTGAGCAAGAAGTGCTTTACGCACGTGAAGAGGACGATAAATATAAGCGGGCAAAGGTTATAAATATGAGCGGCGGCGGGCTTCTTTTTGCAACTAGGGAAGAACTTCAGAAAGATGATGAATTGGAAATCATATTAGAGTTATCTTATGGTGAAGAATTGAACCTTAAAGGCCGGGTAGTGAGGGTTACAGAAGACAGTGGCGGCGATGACAAAAAACAATTTATGATCGGCCTGCAATTTTTGAATATAAAAAAAGGTGAGCAGGATAAAATTGTAAGAAAAATACTTCAAGAGCAGCAAGAATCTGTTCTTGAAGAAAGAAGGAAATCTAAAGGCGAGTGTATTTTATGTGGAAAACCCTTGCCTGAAGGAGATAAAGGAGTTAAGTTGTATTGTCCGAAATGCAGCGCATATGACAATGAATAA
- a CDS encoding ABC transporter permease, which produces MPTIILLTLKEIVRRRILLVTVILTVIFLILYGAGVHYGYQDMSRGAGPLKALIAPQFLALGLYFGSFIIAFLAVMAAVGTISSEIENGTMHAIVPGPVRRSTIILGKFCGYGLMLSAFAALFYFAVLLIVHYNTGLDIPVKAAAAGLFCLQPLILLAVAMLGSTFLSTLANGIAAFMLYSVGVVGGMLEQIGYLAGSKTLVNIGIVSSLLMPADSVYRKIVYSLLSVPGASLSMTMLGPFGSGAEPSAWMLAYTAFYILGFLLLALRIFSKRDI; this is translated from the coding sequence GTGCCGACAATAATTTTATTGACTTTAAAGGAAATAGTCCGGCGACGGATACTCTTGGTTACTGTCATCCTGACCGTTATTTTTTTGATTCTATACGGCGCCGGCGTTCATTACGGCTACCAGGATATGAGCCGCGGCGCGGGGCCGTTGAAGGCGTTGATCGCCCCGCAGTTTCTTGCTTTGGGCCTTTATTTCGGCAGTTTCATAATCGCATTTTTAGCTGTCATGGCTGCGGTTGGAACCATTTCCAGTGAAATTGAGAACGGCACGATGCATGCTATCGTGCCGGGTCCGGTGAGACGCTCAACAATCATCCTGGGAAAATTCTGTGGCTACGGTTTGATGTTATCCGCCTTCGCAGCCTTATTTTACTTTGCTGTGCTGCTTATCGTACATTATAATACGGGGCTGGACATACCGGTAAAAGCGGCGGCAGCCGGTCTTTTCTGCCTGCAGCCATTAATTCTCCTGGCGGTAGCCATGCTGGGATCCACTTTTCTTTCTACTTTGGCCAACGGCATCGCCGCGTTTATGCTTTACTCGGTAGGGGTTGTGGGCGGTATGCTGGAACAAATAGGCTACCTGGCCGGTAGTAAAACGCTGGTGAACATAGGTATCGTGTCCAGCCTGCTTATGCCGGCTGACTCCGTGTACCGGAAAATAGTTTATTCACTCTTATCCGTGCCGGGCGCGTCTTTATCCATGACGATGCTGGGTCCGTTCGGCAGCGGCGCGGAGCCAAGCGCCTGGATGCTGGCGTATACAGCTTTCTATATCTTGGGATTCCTGCTCCTTGCGCTGAGAATCTTCAGTAAAAGAGATATTTAG